In a single window of the Planctomycetia bacterium genome:
- a CDS encoding amidophosphoribosyltransferase, translated as MSEVKHHCGLFGVFGRADAAELAYLGIYAQQHRGQEAAGICSVRAGRLHRHAAMGLVTQVFDEKRMAEVRGDSAIGHVRYSTTGSCSVANCQPLLVQYGGGQVAVAHNGNLINAAQLRLEREAQGAIFQTTSDTEVIVHLLASPQFAETPDPLAAVLSTLKGAFCLLFIYPDRIEAARDPFGLRPLCIGQLEDGCYVVASETSALDIVDAEYVRDVAPGEIVTLSKDGLSSRMFVASGSNRRAHCIFEQVYFADPSSNVFGQNVHEFRVALGRQLAREAPTDADLVIPVPNCARCAAIGYSEESGLPRERGFTTSHYSGRSFIMPTQPQRDLAVKMKLNVIRPAVRDKRLIVVEDSVVRGTTTRGKMGALRKAGAKEIHLRVASPPIRHPCYFGIDFPDQNQLIATGRSVEQIREYLEVDSLAYLSLEGMLKCGAQVPGDYCTACFSGKYPMPVSEPLDKFGFERRPEKARH; from the coding sequence ATTTCGGAAGTGAAGCATCACTGCGGACTCTTCGGGGTCTTCGGGAGAGCCGACGCGGCCGAACTCGCCTATCTCGGTATTTACGCCCAGCAGCATCGCGGCCAGGAGGCGGCGGGTATCTGTTCCGTTCGCGCCGGGCGCCTGCATCGACATGCGGCCATGGGCCTGGTGACGCAGGTCTTCGACGAAAAGCGCATGGCCGAGGTCCGGGGTGATTCGGCGATCGGCCACGTTCGCTATTCGACGACCGGCTCTTGCAGCGTCGCAAACTGCCAGCCGCTTCTGGTGCAGTACGGCGGCGGTCAGGTCGCGGTCGCGCACAATGGAAATCTGATCAACGCGGCGCAACTGCGACTCGAACGCGAGGCGCAGGGGGCGATTTTTCAGACGACCAGCGACACCGAGGTGATCGTCCATCTGCTGGCCAGCCCGCAATTCGCAGAGACGCCCGATCCGCTGGCCGCCGTGTTGAGCACGCTCAAGGGGGCCTTTTGTCTGCTCTTTATTTACCCCGATCGCATCGAGGCGGCGCGCGATCCGTTCGGGCTGCGGCCATTGTGCATCGGTCAGCTCGAGGACGGATGCTATGTCGTCGCCAGCGAGACGAGCGCTCTGGATATCGTCGATGCCGAATACGTCCGCGACGTGGCGCCCGGGGAGATCGTGACGCTCTCGAAGGACGGCCTGAGTTCGCGCATGTTCGTTGCATCCGGCAGCAATCGCCGGGCGCACTGCATCTTCGAGCAGGTTTATTTCGCCGATCCTTCGAGCAACGTATTCGGTCAGAACGTGCACGAGTTTCGCGTCGCGCTGGGGCGGCAGTTGGCGCGTGAAGCGCCGACCGACGCCGATCTGGTGATTCCCGTTCCGAACTGTGCGCGATGCGCGGCGATCGGCTACAGCGAGGAGAGCGGGCTTCCGCGGGAGCGCGGTTTTACGACCAGTCATTACAGCGGTCGCAGCTTCATTATGCCGACGCAGCCGCAGCGCGATCTGGCGGTGAAGATGAAGCTCAATGTGATTCGCCCGGCGGTCAGGGACAAACGATTGATCGTGGTGGAAGACTCGGTGGTGCGCGGGACGACGACGCGCGGAAAGATGGGGGCGCTGCGGAAGGCGGGGGCGAAAGAGATTCATCTGCGCGTGGCGAGCCCGCCGATCCGGCATCCGTGCTACTTCGGCATCGACTTCCCCGATCAGAACCAGCTCATCGCAACCGGCAGGAGCGTCGAGCAGATCCGCGAGTATCTGGAGGTCGATTCTCTGGCGTACCTTTCGCTGGAGGGCATGCTCAAGTGCGGGGCGCAGGTGCCGGGTGACTATTGCACCGCGTGCTTCTCTGGGAAATACCCGATGCCGGTGAGCGAGCCGCTCGACAAGTTCGGTTTCGAGCGCCGGCCGGAGAAGGCCCGACACTGA
- a CDS encoding zinc dependent phospholipase C family protein, with translation MKTTNFRAVVILAALVILVVTSDALAWGPATHVKLASDVLSHLALLPAGIAALIARHRRFFVYGNVATDTVLAKKLSQVKQVCHRWSTGFSLLTNAESDQGKAFAYGYLSHLAADTVAHNKFLPLQMAVSRSTVSFGHLYWEIRADARIDTPYWRQLRRSLCGCYPEPEHLLREQLQRTLLSFRTNRFLFKRMNLLASEDAWRRSVDFWERLSRFSLDSALVESYHAESIARIIDLLTKGDASVVLQEDPNGNFSLSYAKAQRRQLCQLKRAKIPHDQIIREAALGHAAKQSQLASITES, from the coding sequence GTGAAAACCACCAACTTCCGAGCCGTTGTGATTCTTGCGGCTCTTGTCATCTTAGTCGTCACCTCCGACGCCCTGGCCTGGGGGCCCGCGACCCACGTTAAGCTTGCGTCGGACGTCCTGTCTCACCTTGCCCTCCTGCCGGCGGGCATCGCCGCCCTCATCGCGCGTCATCGCAGGTTCTTCGTCTACGGCAACGTCGCCACCGACACCGTCCTGGCCAAGAAGTTGAGCCAGGTCAAGCAGGTCTGCCACCGCTGGTCGACCGGGTTTTCGCTCCTGACAAATGCCGAGTCGGACCAGGGCAAGGCCTTCGCCTATGGCTATCTGAGCCATCTCGCCGCCGACACCGTCGCCCATAACAAGTTCCTGCCCCTCCAGATGGCCGTCAGCAGATCGACCGTTTCCTTTGGCCATTTGTATTGGGAAATTCGCGCCGACGCGAGAATCGACACACCCTATTGGCGGCAACTGCGTCGATCGCTCTGCGGGTGTTACCCTGAGCCGGAACATCTCCTGCGTGAGCAGCTTCAGCGGACCCTGCTTTCCTTTCGGACGAATCGGTTTCTCTTCAAGCGTATGAACCTCCTGGCCTCCGAGGACGCCTGGCGACGGAGCGTCGATTTCTGGGAACGATTGTCGAGGTTCTCGCTCGATAGCGCTTTGGTGGAAAGCTACCACGCCGAATCAATCGCCCGCATCATCGACCTCCTCACCAAGGGCGACGCCTCGGTCGTATTGCAGGAAGATCCAAACGGAAACTTTTCCCTCTCATACGCCAAGGCGCAGCGAAGGCAGCTTTGCCAATTGAAGCGCGCGAAGATTCCCCACGATCAGATCATTCGCGAGGCCGCCCTCGGCCACGCCGCAAAGCAGTCCCAGCTCGCATCAATCACGGAAAGTTAA
- a CDS encoding RDD family protein — protein sequence MPDLGQHVVFAPQSYASIPRRIIAAAIDVALLLCVLTGAGVVLQAQYVPNEVIVMPRSAEKQRLINKYMRPVQLPTVVGWFLFCGAYHVVPRRLGVGTLGYLVAGVRIVDGFGHAPGWKQLFKRFVLGVPFVGFFGMAYLTCAQNPRRQAFHDRWSGTWVVRRSAVSEGPAKPAYQTKLLGPVLLTYLDLEPLEGGGG from the coding sequence ATGCCCGATCTCGGCCAGCACGTTGTATTCGCCCCTCAGAGCTACGCCTCGATTCCCCGTCGAATCATAGCGGCCGCCATCGACGTCGCCCTTTTGCTTTGCGTCCTTACCGGCGCGGGGGTCGTACTTCAGGCCCAATACGTGCCCAATGAGGTCATTGTGATGCCGCGTTCGGCGGAGAAGCAGCGGCTGATCAACAAATATATGAGGCCCGTCCAGTTACCTACGGTTGTCGGCTGGTTTTTGTTCTGTGGGGCGTACCACGTTGTTCCGCGGCGGCTTGGCGTCGGCACGCTCGGTTATCTCGTCGCCGGCGTCCGTATCGTTGACGGGTTCGGGCATGCGCCGGGGTGGAAACAGCTTTTTAAGCGATTTGTTCTTGGCGTGCCGTTTGTCGGATTTTTCGGCATGGCGTATTTGACGTGCGCACAGAACCCGCGTCGACAGGCGTTTCACGATCGGTGGAGCGGGACGTGGGTCGTGCGCCGGTCGGCCGTGTCCGAGGGACCGGCGAAGCCGGCGTATCAGACGAAGCTGCTGGGCCCGGTGCTGCTGACTTATCTTGATCTTGAACCGCTGGAGGGCGGCGGCGGCTGA
- a CDS encoding DUF4411 family protein: MAYLLDTGVFIEAKRRFYGLDFCPGYWEWLMREANASTIRSIERVADELGAQQDDLSAWAATLPNGFFLRPDATFSDAFQRVSHWALTSGFHAAAYNEFLDVADSFLIAQALAGAHTVVTLEKPATTPSKKKIKVPDACAGVGVKSMTPYALLRLQGVRFVLSPSTT, translated from the coding sequence ATGGCCTATCTGCTCGATACCGGGGTATTCATCGAGGCAAAACGTCGCTTCTACGGCTTGGATTTTTGCCCGGGTTATTGGGAATGGCTCATGCGCGAGGCCAACGCCAGTACTATCCGCTCGATTGAGCGCGTGGCCGACGAACTTGGCGCGCAGCAGGATGACCTGAGCGCCTGGGCAGCCACTCTTCCCAATGGCTTCTTTCTCCGACCTGACGCCACCTTTAGCGACGCCTTTCAGCGGGTGAGCCATTGGGCATTGACATCCGGCTTTCACGCCGCTGCGTACAACGAGTTCCTCGACGTGGCGGACTCGTTTCTGATTGCGCAAGCGCTCGCGGGCGCCCACACTGTCGTTACGCTGGAGAAGCCGGCAACGACACCAAGCAAGAAGAAGATCAAGGTGCCGGACGCGTGCGCTGGCGTCGGCGTCAAGAGCATGACGCCGTACGCGTTGCTGAGGCTTCAAGGTGTGCGGTTTGTGCTGAGTCCGAGCACGACATGA
- a CDS encoding ImmA/IrrE family metallo-endopeptidase — protein sequence MVRISVSASVLKWAMERSRRSLVDFRAKFPKLAEWLRGDSQPTLKQLEEFAKATHAPFGYFFLTEPPVERIPIPDFRTMPGADFARPSPELLDTIYMCQQRQEWYREHAQLMGEEPLVFVNSVRLGADIARTASSIRDALGLFEPLGVVARTNADALRIVLERVDALGVLVMVSGYVGANTRRRLDPEEFRGFALVDPFAPLVFVNGTDTKAAQLFTLIHELAHIWTGESGISDVSISPNTHFEVERWCNAVAAEVLAPLAGFRAALRPRAELFREAGRLADIYRVSTLVVLRRMLDAGRLTREEHDRAYRRESARLSALIAAREESGEGGTGGNYYATARFRLSTRFATAVIASTWEGRSTFTEAFRLLGCRNVRTLETLGERLGMAKYLSGGPV from the coding sequence ATGGTCCGCATTAGTGTCAGCGCAAGTGTCCTGAAATGGGCGATGGAGCGCTCGCGCCGTTCGCTTGTGGATTTCCGTGCAAAATTCCCGAAGCTCGCCGAATGGCTAAGGGGCGACAGCCAGCCTACTCTCAAGCAGCTTGAGGAATTCGCCAAGGCGACACATGCACCCTTCGGTTACTTCTTTCTAACCGAGCCTCCGGTCGAGCGGATCCCCATCCCTGACTTTCGGACGATGCCAGGCGCGGATTTTGCAAGGCCCAGTCCCGAACTGCTCGACACGATCTACATGTGCCAGCAACGACAGGAATGGTACCGAGAGCATGCCCAGTTGATGGGCGAGGAGCCACTCGTATTCGTGAATTCCGTGCGATTGGGTGCCGATATTGCTCGTACCGCCTCGAGCATTCGCGATGCGCTTGGTTTGTTTGAGCCGCTCGGCGTAGTCGCCCGCACGAACGCCGACGCCCTTCGCATTGTGCTCGAACGAGTGGACGCACTAGGCGTCTTGGTAATGGTGAGCGGCTACGTCGGCGCCAACACCCGTCGACGACTTGATCCTGAGGAGTTTCGCGGCTTCGCGCTGGTCGATCCCTTCGCGCCACTAGTCTTCGTGAACGGTACCGACACCAAGGCCGCCCAGCTCTTCACGCTCATTCACGAGTTAGCACACATTTGGACGGGTGAATCCGGCATATCTGACGTCTCCATTTCGCCGAACACGCACTTCGAGGTCGAACGCTGGTGCAACGCCGTCGCCGCTGAGGTGCTGGCGCCGCTCGCCGGGTTCAGGGCGGCACTGCGTCCACGCGCCGAGTTGTTCCGCGAAGCGGGGCGTCTCGCCGACATCTATAGGGTCAGTACGCTGGTCGTCTTGCGTCGCATGCTCGACGCCGGACGCCTGACGCGTGAGGAACACGACCGCGCCTATCGCAGAGAATCTGCACGACTGAGCGCGCTGATAGCTGCTCGGGAAGAGTCCGGTGAAGGCGGCACTGGCGGGAACTACTATGCTACGGCGAGGTTCCGCCTCAGCACGCGATTCGCTACAGCCGTAATCGCCAGCACTTGGGAGGGTCGGTCAACCTTCACGGAGGCATTCCGCCTACTGGGCTGTCGCAACGTCCGCACGCTGGAAACGCTCGGCGAGCGCCTCGGCATGGCCAAGTACCTGAGCGGGGGGCCGGTCTAA
- a CDS encoding asparagine--tRNA ligase, with the protein MTALIKDLHQHVGQTVTLQGWLYNRRDSGKIAFLVVRDGSGLCQCVVAKNETTESFFENARRLGQESSIRVTGLVRANEKQIGGHEIDVTALEVLGESVDYPITPKPHGIEFLMKNRHLHFRSRRQWHILRIRATLVDEIRGYFNRNGFTLIDTPIFAPAAGEGAQTLFTVDYFGEPVYLAQTGQLYVEAACMAFGKVYCFGPTFRAEKSKTRRHLTEFWMVEPEIAYADLDGVIEVAEDFICSIVQRILRDHRPDLEFLGRDIAALEKVQKPFNRITHKEAADILRGPKAKELLERDLTTKTARVAEVKGLIAEKEAKEKSQGIKQWEKDKLVAEIHDLRDELGDLEVEVQNIPHHMQLAANFDGGGDLGGSDETIISRLHERPCFVTHYPRECKAFYMKRNADDPTRCNNVDLLAPDGYGEIIGGSQREDDLDVLLERINEEGLSPADYEWYLDLRRYGTVPHGGFGLGVERTLAWLCGLKHIRETIPFPRMMGRFYP; encoded by the coding sequence ATGACCGCACTGATCAAAGACCTCCACCAACACGTCGGCCAAACCGTCACCCTCCAGGGCTGGCTCTACAACCGCCGCGACTCCGGCAAGATCGCCTTTCTCGTCGTCCGCGACGGCAGCGGCCTTTGCCAGTGCGTCGTCGCCAAGAATGAGACCACCGAGAGCTTTTTCGAAAACGCCCGCCGCCTCGGACAAGAGTCCTCCATCCGTGTCACCGGCCTCGTCCGCGCCAACGAAAAGCAGATCGGCGGCCACGAGATCGATGTCACCGCCCTGGAAGTCCTCGGCGAAAGCGTGGACTACCCCATCACCCCCAAGCCCCACGGCATCGAATTTCTCATGAAAAACCGCCACCTGCACTTTCGCAGCCGCAGGCAGTGGCACATCCTTCGCATCCGCGCGACGCTCGTCGATGAGATTCGCGGCTACTTCAACCGCAACGGCTTCACCCTGATCGACACCCCCATTTTCGCGCCCGCCGCCGGCGAAGGCGCCCAGACCCTCTTCACCGTCGACTACTTCGGCGAGCCGGTCTACCTCGCCCAGACCGGCCAGCTCTACGTCGAGGCCGCCTGCATGGCCTTCGGCAAGGTCTATTGCTTCGGCCCCACCTTCCGCGCCGAGAAGAGCAAGACCCGCCGCCACCTCACCGAGTTCTGGATGGTCGAGCCGGAAATCGCCTACGCCGATCTCGACGGCGTCATTGAAGTCGCCGAGGATTTCATCTGCTCCATCGTCCAGCGCATCCTCCGCGATCATCGCCCTGACCTTGAGTTCCTCGGCCGCGACATCGCCGCACTGGAAAAGGTGCAAAAGCCCTTCAACCGCATCACCCACAAGGAGGCCGCCGACATTCTCCGTGGTCCAAAGGCGAAGGAGCTACTGGAGCGAGACCTGACGACCAAGACCGCCCGCGTGGCAGAGGTGAAGGGTCTGATCGCCGAGAAGGAGGCGAAGGAAAAGTCCCAGGGCATCAAGCAGTGGGAGAAGGACAAGCTCGTCGCCGAGATTCACGACCTGCGCGATGAACTCGGCGACCTCGAAGTCGAGGTGCAGAACATCCCCCACCACATGCAGCTCGCCGCGAACTTCGACGGCGGCGGCGACCTCGGCGGCAGCGACGAGACGATCATCAGCCGCCTTCACGAGCGCCCCTGCTTCGTCACGCACTACCCCCGCGAGTGCAAGGCCTTCTACATGAAGCGCAACGCTGACGACCCCACGCGCTGCAACAACGTCGACCTGCTCGCACCCGACGGCTACGGCGAGATCATCGGCGGCTCGCAGCGCGAAGACGACCTCGACGTGCTGCTCGAGCGCATCAACGAAGAAGGCCTCAGCCCCGCCGACTACGAGTGGTACCTCGACCTCCGCCGCTACGGCACCGTCCCCCACGGCGGCTTCGGCCTCGGCGTCGAACGAACCCTCGCCTGGCTCTGCGGCCTCAAACACATCCGCGAGACCATCCCCTTCCCGCGCATGATGGGAAGGTTTTACCCGTAG
- a CDS encoding serine protein kinase, whose translation MVNKNSILELVSKRQDPQGFRDEHWEGSFDDYLDIVTRNPRVARNAFQRVYDMILHYGTERFTKFRQDCVRYKFFSDPIGHGEDAVFGLEKSLTQLVDFFKSAAQGYGTERRILLLHGPVGSAKSTICRLIKKGLEQYTRTDDGAMYSFAWRIPRANGEYDIVDCPMHEEPLKLIPKEPRREVIVMLNESLPPEQRISVTGDLDPFCRKTFADFLRQYDGDWRKVMDHIVVKRLVISEKDRRGIGTFQPKDEKNQDSTELTGDINYRKIAEYGSDSDPRAFNFDGELNVANRGVIEFIEVLKLDVAFLYDLLGASQEHTIKPKKFAQTDIDEVIVGHTNEPEYKKLQNNELMEAFRDRTIKIDIPYNVILDQEIRIYEKDFNKERIRAMHIAPHTIETAAMWAVLTRLEEPKKAGLTRLQKLKLYNGKSIPGYTEDSVKELIEEARREGMQGISPRYIQDKISNSLVSDQAIQEKGINPFMVMNELEGGLSHHSLISDEELKKQYKELLSVVREEYEDILKAEVQRAISADEDAIKRLATNYIENVRAYTQREKVRNKYTGKDEEPDERLMRSIEDKIDIPESRKDDFRQEIMNYIGALSLDGKKFEYHTNARLQKALELKLFEDQRDTIKLKNVVSGVIDDETQAKIDVVKQRLIKYFGYNEQSATDVLNYVASIFARGDAKSED comes from the coding sequence ATGGTCAATAAGAACTCTATCCTGGAACTTGTCTCCAAACGCCAGGACCCTCAGGGCTTCCGCGATGAACACTGGGAAGGATCGTTTGACGATTACCTGGACATCGTGACGCGCAATCCGCGCGTGGCGCGAAATGCGTTTCAGCGCGTCTATGACATGATCCTGCACTACGGGACGGAGCGGTTCACGAAGTTTCGCCAGGATTGCGTTCGCTACAAGTTCTTTTCCGATCCGATCGGCCACGGGGAAGACGCCGTGTTCGGCCTTGAAAAATCGCTGACCCAACTGGTGGACTTCTTCAAGTCGGCGGCGCAGGGCTACGGCACCGAGCGGCGCATCCTGCTGCTGCACGGTCCGGTCGGCTCCGCCAAGTCGACCATCTGCCGGCTGATAAAGAAAGGGCTGGAGCAGTACACGCGCACGGATGACGGCGCGATGTATTCATTTGCGTGGCGGATCCCGCGAGCGAACGGCGAGTACGACATCGTCGATTGCCCGATGCACGAGGAGCCGCTGAAGCTGATTCCGAAGGAGCCTCGTCGCGAGGTGATCGTCATGCTGAACGAGTCGCTGCCGCCGGAGCAGCGCATCAGCGTGACGGGCGACCTCGATCCTTTCTGCCGCAAGACGTTCGCGGATTTCCTCAGGCAATATGACGGCGACTGGCGCAAGGTGATGGACCATATCGTGGTCAAGCGACTGGTCATCAGTGAGAAGGATCGTCGGGGCATCGGGACGTTTCAGCCGAAGGACGAGAAGAACCAGGACTCGACCGAGCTGACCGGTGACATCAACTATCGCAAGATCGCCGAATACGGCTCGGACTCGGACCCGCGGGCGTTTAACTTTGACGGCGAGCTCAATGTGGCCAATCGCGGCGTCATTGAGTTCATCGAAGTGCTCAAGCTGGACGTGGCGTTTCTCTACGACTTGCTCGGCGCGTCGCAGGAGCACACGATCAAGCCCAAGAAATTCGCCCAGACCGACATCGACGAAGTGATCGTCGGGCACACCAACGAGCCGGAATACAAGAAGCTCCAGAACAACGAGTTGATGGAGGCCTTCCGCGACCGAACGATCAAGATCGATATTCCGTACAACGTCATCCTCGATCAGGAAATCCGCATTTACGAGAAGGACTTCAACAAGGAGCGCATCCGGGCGATGCACATCGCTCCGCATACGATCGAGACGGCGGCGATGTGGGCCGTCTTGACGCGGCTTGAAGAGCCCAAGAAGGCGGGACTGACGCGGCTGCAGAAGCTCAAGCTTTACAACGGCAAGAGCATCCCCGGGTATACCGAGGACAGCGTCAAGGAGCTGATCGAGGAAGCCCGGCGCGAGGGCATGCAGGGTATCAGCCCACGGTACATTCAGGACAAGATTTCAAACTCGCTGGTGAGCGATCAGGCGATCCAGGAGAAGGGCATCAATCCGTTCATGGTGATGAACGAGCTGGAGGGCGGCCTTTCGCACCACTCGCTTATCTCCGACGAGGAGTTGAAGAAGCAGTACAAGGAACTTCTCTCGGTGGTTCGCGAGGAGTACGAAGACATCCTCAAGGCCGAGGTGCAGAGGGCGATCTCCGCGGATGAAGACGCGATCAAGCGCCTGGCGACGAACTACATCGAGAACGTCCGGGCGTACACGCAGCGGGAGAAAGTGCGCAACAAATACACCGGCAAAGACGAGGAACCGGATGAAAGGCTCATGCGGTCGATCGAAGACAAGATCGACATCCCCGAGAGCCGTAAGGACGATTTCCGCCAGGAAATCATGAATTACATCGGCGCGCTGTCGCTCGACGGGAAGAAGTTCGAGTACCACACCAATGCCCGACTGCAGAAGGCGCTGGAGCTGAAGCTGTTCGAGGATCAGCGGGATACGATCAAGCTGAAGAACGTGGTCAGCGGCGTCATTGATGACGAGACGCAGGCGAAGATCGACGTGGTGAAGCAGCGGCTGATCAAGTACTTCGGGTACAACGAGCAGAGCGCGACGGACGTGCTGAACTACGTGGCGAGCATCTTCGCGCGAGGCGATGCCAAGAGCGAAGACTAG
- a CDS encoding DEAD/DEAH box helicase, whose translation MHRHPDLPEAFAKLGLEAPILRALVDMGFTEPSPIQIALIPHVLAGKDVLGQAKTGTGKTAAFGMPTLQMIDPTGRMQLLVLTPTRELAAQVVGEFRRIAKYTEIHCVPVYGGTSMKEQLHLLGRKPHVVVGTPGRVMDVLQRRALTLDSLRFAVLDEVDRMLDIGFRDDIRRILGQVKHAHQTVFVSATIDDEIKRLTKQYMHDPVEINVSEDVMTVELVEQWYCVVDPWDKFRLLKLLLEQEKPKLAIIFCNTKHGARKLAQRLHAAGMEAREIHGDLVQQKREKIMERFRKHQIPLLVATDLAARGIDVHEITHIINYDLPQDIQVYVHRVGRTARMGASGKAYTFVTREEGPDLTKIEMMINKQLIKLDIPGFEPRVAPDSVPGPGQSAGSSPQPASASTPASPSTAVSAPPAPTHYTGKVPLSRRKRR comes from the coding sequence ATGCACCGGCACCCCGACCTACCTGAAGCGTTTGCGAAACTGGGGCTGGAAGCGCCGATTCTCCGCGCGCTGGTGGATATGGGATTCACCGAGCCGTCGCCCATTCAGATCGCCCTCATCCCACATGTGCTGGCCGGCAAGGACGTCCTGGGGCAGGCCAAGACCGGAACCGGGAAAACCGCGGCGTTCGGGATGCCCACATTGCAGATGATCGACCCGACAGGGCGAATGCAATTGCTGGTTCTGACTCCCACCCGGGAGCTTGCGGCCCAGGTCGTGGGCGAGTTTCGCAGAATCGCCAAATACACGGAGATCCATTGCGTGCCGGTGTACGGCGGGACGAGCATGAAGGAGCAGCTTCACCTTCTGGGTCGAAAGCCGCATGTCGTGGTCGGCACGCCGGGACGGGTGATGGATGTTCTTCAGCGAAGGGCCTTGACGCTGGACTCGCTTCGATTCGCGGTGCTGGACGAAGTCGATCGCATGCTGGACATCGGTTTTCGCGACGACATACGCCGGATTCTCGGGCAGGTGAAGCATGCTCACCAGACCGTCTTCGTCTCGGCGACCATTGACGACGAGATCAAGAGGCTGACCAAGCAGTACATGCACGATCCGGTGGAGATCAACGTCTCCGAGGACGTGATGACCGTCGAATTGGTGGAGCAGTGGTACTGCGTGGTCGATCCGTGGGACAAGTTTCGACTTCTCAAGCTGCTGCTGGAGCAGGAAAAGCCCAAGCTGGCGATCATCTTTTGCAATACCAAGCACGGCGCGCGCAAGCTCGCACAGCGGCTGCATGCGGCGGGCATGGAGGCTCGCGAGATTCACGGCGACCTCGTCCAGCAGAAGCGCGAGAAGATCATGGAGCGCTTCCGCAAGCATCAGATCCCGCTGCTGGTCGCCACCGATCTGGCGGCGCGCGGCATCGACGTTCACGAGATCACCCACATCATCAATTACGATCTGCCCCAGGACATTCAGGTCTATGTGCACCGCGTCGGCCGCACGGCACGCATGGGCGCAAGCGGCAAGGCCTACACTTTTGTGACGCGCGAAGAGGGCCCCGATCTCACCAAGATCGAGATGATGATCAATAAGCAGCTTATTAAGCTGGATATTCCCGGGTTTGAGCCGCGCGTCGCGCCGGATTCTGTCCCCGGGCCGGGCCAGTCCGCGGGCTCCTCGCCTCAACCCGCATCGGCATCCACGCCCGCCTCGCCGAGCACAGCCGTTTCCGCACCGCCTGCTCCGACGCACTACACCGGCAAGGTTCCCTTGTCGCGTCGCAAGCGGCGATAA